From Mytilus galloprovincialis chromosome 9, xbMytGall1.hap1.1, whole genome shotgun sequence, the proteins below share one genomic window:
- the LOC143045731 gene encoding transcription factor SOX-9-like, translated as MCNMSDSDESRSPGQPSTEQLLDAVRGADPSDAKIVDVDVKFPKQIQDAVSQVLKGYDWSLVPMPQRGPNGEKRKPHIKRPMNAFMVWAQAARRKLADQYPHLHNAELSKTLGKLWRLLNEEEKRPFVDEAERLRVQHKKDYPDYKYQPRRRKPLKSANGGTAENNNIPPGIMFKSNTCLSGGSPVGASDGDCSSDCSNNPNGPPTPPTTPNQYLKCMADRMRPRNVAGQPIDFNPYNGDVPIIDSFPDAEELDQYFPPQYNSMYGQPSVPCTTSTWSTTNYQRINGNMSHSSYPAAPNTDISSPYDLSNHPSPANSSQNMHSPSYQSTTTDCKYQDEDRNATIKLEPARQRQNARQFDTYDVSPPPPRYPVEHTNYSSASPNSYPATTASGSPTYQYLGIARQMYNPAIPVAVPAEQQWNRSYT; from the exons ATGTGCAATATGAGTGATTCGGATGAGAGTAGATCCCCAGGGCAACCTTCCACTGAACAATTATTAGATGCAGTACGAGGTGCCGACCCATCAGATGCTAAAATTGTTGATGTGGATGTTAAATTTCCCAAACAAATTCAGGATGCAGTGTCACAGGTGTTGAAGGGTTACGACTGGTCTTTAGTTCCTATGCCACAACGAggaccaaatggtgaaaaacgcAAACCACACATAAAAAGACCAATGAATGCATTCATGGTATGGGCCCAGGCTGCGCGGAGAAAGCTTGCAGATCAATATCCACATCTCCACAATGCAGAACTCAGCAAAACTCTTGGAAAATTATGGAG ATTGCTGAACGAGGAAGAAAAGCGACCATTTGTAGATGAAGCCGAGAGGCTCCGAGTTCAACACAAAAAGGATTACCCAGACTACAAATACCAACCAAGGAGAAGGAAGCCCTTGAAGAGTGCTAATGGTGGTACTGCAGAGAACAACAATATCCCACCTGGTATCATGTTTAAAAGTAACACATGTTTGAGTGGAGGGTCCCCAGTTGGAGCAAGTGACGGTGACTGTTCCAGTGACTGTTCTAACAATCCTAACGGACCACCTACTCCACCAACCACACCAAATCAGTACTTAAAATGTATGGCAGATCGAATGAGACCAAGAAACGTTGCAG gtcaacCGATAGATTTCAATCCGTATAACGGAGATGTGCCAATAATTGACAGTTTCCCAGATGCAGAAGAGCTCGATCAGTATTTCCCACCTCAGTACAATTCCATGTACGGTCAACCATCCGTCCCATGTACCACATCAACATGGTCTACAACAAATTATCAAAGAATCAATGGAAATATGTCTCATTCATCTTACCCAGCGGCACCAAATACTGATATATCATCACCGTATGACTTATCAAACCATCCGTCCCCAGCAAATAGTTCCCAAAATATGCATAGTCCATCATACCAAAGTACCACAACTGATTGCAAATACCAAGACGAAGACAGAAACGCGACAATCAAGTTAGAACCCGCCCGTCAAAGACAAAACGCAAGACAATTCGATACTTACGATGTCTCGCCACCACCTCCACGTTATCCCGTTGAACATACAAATTATTCATCCGCGTCACCAAATTCATATCCAGCAACCACAGCGTCCGGTTCGCCTACATATCAGTATCTGGGCATTGCTCGTCAAATGTACAATCCTGCCATTCCTGTAGCCGTTCCCGCCGAACAACAGTGGAACAGGTCATATACATGA